A region from the Triticum urartu cultivar G1812 chromosome 1, Tu2.1, whole genome shotgun sequence genome encodes:
- the LOC125552981 gene encoding deoxyuridine 5'-triphosphate nucleotidohydrolase-like, whose amino-acid sequence MPWKYCLKFPCRQDFFFNIYEVASKVMVTAVHIRVTDEDYCGPMGVVLFNYSEAYFTVKPRDRVIQIIVQVIATQEVPGVEDLDATVRRSPRWRTTPPYGVPQGGGPRLFVHTSREVVWLGWW is encoded by the exons ATGCCATGGAAGTATTGTTTGAAGTTTCCTTGCCGTCAAGACTTTTTTTTCAACATCTATGAGGTGGCAAGCAAAGTTATGGTAACTGCAGTTCATATCAG GGTGACCGACGAGGACTACTGCGGCCCGATGGGAGTCGTGCTCTTCAACTACTCGGAGGCATACTTCACCGTGAAGCCTCGCGACCGCGTCATACAGATTATCGTCCAGGTGATTGCGACGCAGGAGGTCCCCGGGGTGGAGGACCTCGACGCCACCGTCCGGAGGTCACCGAGGTGGAGGACGACGCCACCGTATGGAGTTCCTCAAGGTGGAGGACCTCGACTCTTTGTACATACATCTAGAGAAGTGGTCTGGTTAGGTTGGTGGTGA